A window from Plectropomus leopardus isolate mb chromosome 3, YSFRI_Pleo_2.0, whole genome shotgun sequence encodes these proteins:
- the nit2 gene encoding omega-amidase NIT2 produces MSTLAKAMSKFRLAVVQLQVSSVKTDNLSRARRLVKEAAGQGSKLVLLPECFNSPYGTGYFPQYAERIPGESTRLLSEAAAESRVYLVGGSIPEEDGGKLYNSCTVFGPDGELILKHRKIHLFDIDVPGKIRFQESETLTPGHSLSMFETPFCKVGVGICYDMRFAELAQLYGRKGCQLLVYPGAFNMTTGPAHWELLQRGRAIDNQVYVATASPARDETSSYVAWGHSTVVNPWGEVISKAGPEEAVIYADIDLQYLADIRQQIPITLQRRDDLYAVTFLQDGSS; encoded by the exons ATGTCCACTTTAGCCAAAGCCATGTCCA AGTTCAGGCTGGCGGTGGTCCAGCTGCAGGTGAGCAGCGTGAAGACGGACAACCTGAGCAGAGCCCGGAGGCTGGTGAAGGAGGCTGCGGGACAGGGGAGCAAGCTGGTGCTGCTGCcg GAATGCTTTAATTCTCCGTACGGGACCGGCTACTTCCCTCAGTACGCAGAGCGGATCCCCGGAGAGTCGACCCGGCTGCTGTCAGAGGCGGCCGCGGAGAGCAGGGTGTACCTGGTGGGAG GATCCATCCCTGAAGAGGACGGAGGGAAGCTGTACAACAGCTGCACGGTGTTCGGACCCGACGGAGAGCTGATCCTGAAACACAGGAAG ATTCACCTCTTTGACATCGACGTTCCAGGAAAAATCCGCTTCCAGGAGTCTGAGACTTTGACCCCGGGCCACAGTTTGTCAATGTTTGAAACAC CGTTCTGTAAAGTGGGCGTGGGGATTTGCTACGACATGAGGTTTGCAGAGCTCGCGCAGCTCTACGGCAGGAAAG GCTGTCAGCTGCTGGTTTACCCCGGAGCCTTCAACATGACGACCGGTCCGGCTCACtgggagctgctgcagagggggAG GGCGATTGATAACCAGGTGTACGTGGCCACAGCGTCTCCTGCCCGAGATGAAACGTCTTCATACGTCGCCTGGGGTCACAGCACTGTGGTAAACCCGTG GGGTGAAGTTATCTCGAAGGCCGGACCGGAGGAGGCCGTTATTTATGCCGACATCG ACCTGCAGTATTTAGCCGACATCCGGCAGCAGATCCCGATCACGCTTCAGCGTCGTGACGACCTCTACGCGGTGACGTTTCTGCAGGACGGATCGAGCTGA
- the LOC121941201 gene encoding T-lymphocyte activation antigen CD80-like, which translates to MPAALWRAGLLLSFLGFCACLEDQCVLGVVGRPVSLPCVYPQLLSSENISIEWRRGEEVVLTSVVKEDGDVEEWSVNRATTPADAALTGNFSLQLLPTVDPSKQQINYSLFVNSGENQSTELCTVCLRTAASFSFPRLQKEGEDGEETTFLCQSSGGFPEPAVYWLINNTEEPPEGSVMTKVAPLPNTNLYNVTSLLTVNVSKDDSVSCVIQNLSMNETLSSTTYGGKGSPVKSRASEAMWMFSTGLCVVVGVMVLAGVIYQIHLDRISKKKKKEFQKEQEQTKRGYRRRRPYGEETEAMKPERKRDGRVKKKKTPKSS; encoded by the exons ATGCCGGCGGCACTGTGGCGCGCAGGACTGCTGCTCAGCTTCCTCGGTTTCTGCGCCTGTCTGG AGGATCAGTGCGTCCTGGGCGTAGTGGGGCGGCCCGTCTCTCTGCCCTGCGTTTACCCGCAGTTATTGTCCTCTGAGAACATTTCCATCGAGTggaggagaggtgaggaggTGGTGCTCACATCAGTGGTGAAGGAGGATGGAGATGTGGAGGAATGGAGCGTTAACAGAGCAACAACCCCGGCTGATGCTGCACTCACCGGGAACTTctccctgcagctgctgcccaCCGTGGATCCATCAAAGCAGCAGATAAACTACAGCCTCTTCGTCAATTCAGGGGAAAATCAGAGCACCGAGCTGTGCACCGTGTGCCTCAGGACTGCAG CCAGTTTCAGCTTCCCGAGGCTGCAGAAGGAAGGAGAAGACGGAGAGGAGACGACCTTCTTGTGTCAGTCCAGCGGAGGTTTCCCCGAACCTGCAGTTTATTGGCTCATCAACAACACAGAGGAGCCCCCCGAAGGCTCAGTGATGACCAAGGTGGCCCCGCTCCCCAACACCAATCTGTACAACGTCACCAGCCTCCTGACGGTCAACGTTTCCAAAGACGACAGCGTGTCCTGCGTCATACAGAACCTGTCCATGAACGAAACCTTGTCATCCACAACCT ATGGAGGGAAGGGCAGCCCGGTGAAGAGTCGAGCGTCGGAGGCCATGTGGATGTTCAGCACGGGTCTGTGCGTGGTGGTCGGCGTCATGGTGCTGGCGGGCGTCATTTATCAGATCCACCTGGACAGAATcagcaagaagaagaagaaagagttCCAGAAGGAGCAGGAGCAGACGAAAAGAG GATACAGAAGGCGACGACCGTACGGGGAGGAAACGGAGGCGATGAAGCCGGAGCGAAAAAGAGACGgacgtgtaaaaaaaaaaaaaaccccaaaatccTCATAA